ACGATTCATGGTAATATGAAGATCAAACAGGCAACTGCCGATATCGATGTGATCAATCAAGATCAAATCACAAACCATTTTGCTGTTGCATTAAGTCCTGAAAGCATTGTTCAAGCATCCTCTTATAGCCGATTTATTTTGGATACTCCATTTTGTTTTTCAATCGATCACCGTTCCAAACCTCCTATTGTCCCTTTCCCTGATTTATTTGAGTTTGAAGATTGGGATCAATTGTTGAACAGTTTGAACGTCGGGGAAACGATTGAAATACCTTTTGAAGATGTTATTGATTTAATTAAACCAAAACCAACCTATAAGGTACTTAGCAATCTTACCCATTTAACGGGAGAAATGAGAATAAGTTTGGGTAACGAGACTATTCAAATTGATTCTAAATCAGACGGCGTAATCAATATTGTTTATGATATGGAAAATCCGCAAAACAATGTTAGTCGAGAGTTTAGCATGATCGGGACGCTTTCCAGAAACTATTCGATTCAACTAAACAAGGAAAATCCATATATTGTTAATGATCTTCGTTACGAATCGATTGCGGATTATTCAATAAATCATGCTCCGATGCAGAGTATTATCGAAAGGATAAAAAAAGTAGAAAATGCGGAATCTAAAAACGAATAAATAAATTAACTTCTAAACGGTTACCTCATCACTATTTAGTATTGCTTATTAATGAGCCGATTCGTTCGGCCCATTTTTTTTGTAAGTAGAGATAGCGGCTTATATGTACGATGGTCTCATTTCCGCCCATTTTCGCGACTTGGTCCTCCGCGCCGTGGAGAAATCCAACGGCGCCGAGGCCGTGAATGATACCTCTGCGTTAGGATTGTTGTTTATAACATCCCATCCCCGCAAAAATCGAATGGACCGCTTCAACGTTGTCGTCTCAATTGGTCGATTCGTTATTCGCTGCGAAACGCGAAGGAATCACGGAGGAAATCAAGAACGGGGCTATGCGTCCAAGGGGAAGAATATGGACGGCTCCACCCAGTTTAATCGCTTCCTTGGGCATACCGAAAACGACGCATGAATCTTCGTCTTGAGCGATCGTCAAGGAGCCTAAGTCCCGCATCGCTTTCAATCCAACCGAGCCGTCGCCGCCCATCCCCGTTAAAATGACGCCCATCGTTTTTCCGCCCACGTGCTGGGCGACGGAATGGAATAAAACGTCGACGGATGGCCGATGCCGATTGACGGGCGGCGTTTCCAGCAATTTGACGCGCATATGGGCGCCTGCGCGGTGGACTTCCATATGATGGCTTCCCGGAGCGATCAGGGCGGTTCCCGGTTGGACGTAATCGCCATCCGTCGCTTCTTTGACTTCGATGCGGCACAACGTGTTGAGCCGGTCGGAAAACGCCTTGGTGAAACCCGGCGGCATGTGCTGCACAATGACGATTCCGGGCAGGTTGACCGGCAAATCGACAAGCACATCTTTAATCGCTTCAGTGCCGCCCGTGGATGCGCCGATGGCGATCAACTCGTAATGAGAAGTCCGGAAGACCGGCAACGGCGGCGGCGCAACAGGTTTTCCGGCTGCGCGTTCCACTCCTGCAGGCTTATTGATCGGCGCAAAGGATTTGCGAGGGTAGACTTTCCCCTTGCTGCGGGCGACGGCCAATATCTTTTGCGTCAGCAATTCTCCGATTTCTTCCATGCTGGCGGAGCCGAAGGCATGAGGCTTCGTTACGAAATCGACGGCTCCAAGTTCCAAGGCTTTTACCGTTGCATAAGCGCCGCGTTCGGTATGAGCGCTGACCATGATGACGGGAAGGTGAAATTTTTGAACGATTTCCGGCAGTACTTCCAGTCCCCCCTTCGTGCGCATTTCTACGTCCAAAGTGATGACGTCGGGATTCAGAGTTGGGATTTTTTGGAGAACGAAACTGCCGTCTTGCGCCGTTCCTACTACTTCAATGGCAGGATTTTGACTCAGTAAATCGCTAAGAATCTTTCGAACTAGCGCGGAATCGTCAACGATCAGTACGCGAACTCGCTCCGGCATTGAATAGTATCCTTTTTGTTGTTTTTCGTCTGGGGATTTAATATACGCCGTTGCTTGCGATTTTGAGGCATTGACGAATAATAATCCCAATCCATAAATTATTTTATGGCTCCAATGGATTTTTTTCTATGCGGCGGAACCCACTAAGGTTGTTTCGATGAGAGAAACAGCGTCCAATATGAGAATGACGCGGCCATTGCCCAAAATGGCTGCGCCCGCTACGTAAGGAGCATGGGTGATGTCTCCTCCCAGCGATTTGATGACGATTTCCTCTTCATTCACCATGCGATCGACGATCAATCCGGCGTAGGTGTCTCCATGCTTCAAGACGGCGACGTAAAACCGGTCTGGTTCTTCTTCTACGATCTCCATTTCCATGACGTTTTTCAGGTTCAAGATGGGGACGACGCTATTGCGCAATCGGATGACTTTTCCTTGACCCTTTACGGTATAAATTTCCTTGCGGGTAATGCGTATGGTTTCCGAGATATGTGAAATGGGGATGGCGTACATTTCATTTTGCGATTCCACAAGCAACGCTTGGATAATCGCCAAGGTCAAAGGCAATTTAATATAGAACGTCGCGCCTTTCCCTACTTCCGTCTCGATATCGATGGTTCCCCCCAATTGATCGATGGAGCGCCGAACGACGTCCATTCCGACTCCCCGCCCCGAAATATCCGTCACTTCTTTGGCGGTGGAAAAACCGGCGCGGAAGACAAGGTTCAGGCATTCCCGCTGCGACATAGCAGCCGCTTCTTCCGGCGTAATAGTGCCTTTTTCAACGGCTTTGGCTTTCAACTTTTCCGGATCGAGACCCTGGCCGTCATCTTTTACGGAAATAATGATGCAGTTGCCGACATGGTAGGCGTTCAGATGCAGCAAGCCTTCGGGCGATTTGCCTTTGGCTCTACGCTCTTCCGGCGATTCGATGCCGTGATCTACGGAATTGCGCACCATGTGCATCAAGGGGTCTCCGATTTGGTCGATGATTTTTTTATCCAGTTCGGTCTCCTCGCCTTCGATTACGAGATTCACTTTTTTTCCGCGGTTATGGGAGAGGTCGCGCACTACCCGGCGATAGCGGGAAAAAACGGTGCCAATAGGAACCATGCGCGTATCCATGATCGTTTCCTGCAACTGGGTCAGAAACATTCCCTGGTGGAGAATGGTGTTCAGCAATTCTTCTTCGATGCCGCCTTTGCCGTTTTTATAGATAAGTTGTTGTCCTAATTCTTGCGCTCGTCCGCGTTGGATGACCATTTCAGCGGCGAGATTGAGCAGACGGTCCAATTTTTCGATATTTACGCGGACGGTTTGGAGTTTCGAGGGATCTTCCCGGCGATCGAAGGATGTGGCGACGTCTTTTTTTTCTTCCTTGATGGATTCGCCTCCCGCAGGAGCGATCTCTTTAGACGGTTCTTCATGGGGCCATTCGAATTGTTCGGCTTGGGTTACTTCGCGGATGTCGCAACGCTCCACTTCCGATACCTGAGCGGCTTGTACGATCGCTTTCCCATCGCTTTTGGTGGAAAAAAGGATGGCGAACGATCGTCCGAATTCCTCCTGTTCGTTCATCAGGTCCGGTTCCGTTTTAACGACCGTTCCGATTTTGGAAAGATTGCTGGCGATCAAAAAAGCGCGCGTGGCGGCCATCTGTACGTTGGGCGCGAAGACGATCGTTATCTCGAAGAGTTTATCCCCAGCGAGCCGCAATTCATCGATTTTGATGCGGGCGTCTTCATCCATACGGATGCGGGGAGAATCCGATTTGGCGGCTATTTTGGGAGATTTCTCCGGAGCGCCTCCCGAAACGATAGCATGGAAAACTCCAATCAGTTCTTCGGCTCTGCGTTTCGTCGTATTGCGCGTCGCCTCTGTTTCTTCGTCTTGCAATTGAGAGAGCA
The nucleotide sequence above comes from Candidatus Omnitrophota bacterium. Encoded proteins:
- a CDS encoding chemotaxis response regulator protein-glutamate methylesterase is translated as MPERVRVLIVDDSALVRKILSDLLSQNPAIEVVGTAQDGSFVLQKIPTLNPDVITLDVEMRTKGGLEVLPEIVQKFHLPVIMVSAHTERGAYATVKALELGAVDFVTKPHAFGSASMEEIGELLTQKILAVARSKGKVYPRKSFAPINKPAGVERAAGKPVAPPPLPVFRTSHYELIAIGASTGGTEAIKDVLVDLPVNLPGIVIVQHMPPGFTKAFSDRLNTLCRIEVKEATDGDYVQPGTALIAPGSHHMEVHRAGAHMRVKLLETPPVNRHRPSVDVLFHSVAQHVGGKTMGVILTGMGGDGSVGLKAMRDLGSLTIAQDEDSCVVFGMPKEAIKLGGAVHILPLGRIAPFLISSVIPSRFAANNESTN
- a CDS encoding chemotaxis protein CheA, with the protein product MSFDSQNYIELFYQDAEEHLELMTEALLDLEKNSANRSALDGLFRSAHTMKSSSAMVGFMHVSEFTHRMEDLIGHLRDSNAELTVETVNLLFKSFDVLKEMLSQLQDEETEATRNTTKRRAEELIGVFHAIVSGGAPEKSPKIAAKSDSPRIRMDEDARIKIDELRLAGDKLFEITIVFAPNVQMAATRAFLIASNLSKIGTVVKTEPDLMNEQEEFGRSFAILFSTKSDGKAIVQAAQVSEVERCDIREVTQAEQFEWPHEEPSKEIAPAGGESIKEEKKDVATSFDRREDPSKLQTVRVNIEKLDRLLNLAAEMVIQRGRAQELGQQLIYKNGKGGIEEELLNTILHQGMFLTQLQETIMDTRMVPIGTVFSRYRRVVRDLSHNRGKKVNLVIEGEETELDKKIIDQIGDPLMHMVRNSVDHGIESPEERRAKGKSPEGLLHLNAYHVGNCIIISVKDDGQGLDPEKLKAKAVEKGTITPEEAAAMSQRECLNLVFRAGFSTAKEVTDISGRGVGMDVVRRSIDQLGGTIDIETEVGKGATFYIKLPLTLAIIQALLVESQNEMYAIPISHISETIRITRKEIYTVKGQGKVIRLRNSVVPILNLKNVMEMEIVEEEPDRFYVAVLKHGDTYAGLIVDRMVNEEEIVIKSLGGDITHAPYVAGAAILGNGRVILILDAVSLIETTLVGSAA